One genomic segment of Chloroflexota bacterium includes these proteins:
- a CDS encoding bifunctional (p)ppGpp synthetase/guanosine-3',5'-bis(diphosphate) 3'-pyrophosphohydrolase, protein MNGDFSSLPTTIEELIDRLPRSFTESDVERIREAYQLASEAHGDVTRASGEPYILHPLAVAGILAELRLDTNAIVAGLLHDVAEDTPYDIGYLEEHFGAKVASLVDGVTKLEEIKRFSDEKKSKRVAADPKLRSQRDETLRKMFLAMAEDIRVVIIKLADRLHNIRTLKHLKEHKRRRIARETLEIYAPLANRLGIWQIKWELEDGSFRWLEPRIYKEISASLQQRRIERAQYIEQVVEIIQGELQKTGITAIVQGRPKHIFSIYRKMQRKDVELEQIYDTEAVRILVDEVTACYGALGIVHGLWRPIPGEFDDYIANPKDNMYRSLHTAVVGPKGRSLEVQIRTHDMHRAAELGIAAHWRYKEQTRRDVDFENKLAWLRSLMDWQNDIKDASEFVNSMQSDVFSDRVYVFTPQGDLKDLPAGSTPIDFAYSVHTEVGHRCRGARVNGKLVPLDYRLGNGQQVEIITSKRGGPSRDWMNPSLGFTKTSRARNKIRQWFRKQSREENIQQGQEILLRELRRLNIELSHESIARLFGYEKAEDLHAALGFGDINTQQIASKVLDMERKEQVEAEVRETDLTPLDNIPISSEGVTVLGVEDLLSRTAMCCNPVPGQAIIGYVTRGRGVTIHRRSCPNVQNIVKKDPERIVEVNWGEADDRTHPVPIAVEAYDRSGLLRDIAALVADERINMRDAHAVAGIKGHLARVTATLEIRDAEQLSRILTRIERLPNVTEARRWHA, encoded by the coding sequence ATGAATGGTGATTTCTCAAGCCTGCCAACCACGATCGAGGAGTTGATCGATCGTTTGCCGCGCAGCTTCACGGAATCGGACGTAGAGCGAATCCGCGAAGCATATCAGCTTGCCAGTGAAGCCCACGGCGATGTGACACGCGCGTCCGGCGAACCCTATATTCTCCACCCGTTAGCGGTGGCTGGAATCCTAGCAGAGTTGCGCCTGGATACCAATGCGATCGTGGCCGGCCTTTTGCACGACGTTGCCGAAGACACACCCTACGACATAGGCTATCTGGAGGAGCATTTTGGCGCCAAGGTGGCCTCCCTGGTGGATGGTGTCACCAAGCTTGAGGAGATCAAACGATTCTCCGATGAAAAGAAGAGCAAACGGGTTGCCGCCGATCCAAAACTGCGCAGCCAGCGCGACGAAACCCTGCGTAAAATGTTCCTTGCCATGGCCGAGGACATTCGGGTGGTCATTATCAAACTGGCCGATCGCCTTCACAACATCCGTACCCTCAAACACCTAAAGGAACACAAACGTCGGCGCATTGCGCGCGAGACGCTGGAAATCTACGCACCCCTGGCCAACCGGCTCGGTATCTGGCAGATAAAATGGGAGTTGGAGGATGGTTCCTTTCGCTGGCTGGAACCGCGCATCTACAAGGAGATATCCGCCAGCCTGCAGCAACGCCGGATCGAGCGCGCCCAATACATCGAACAGGTTGTCGAGATCATCCAGGGGGAGCTTCAGAAGACCGGCATCACTGCCATCGTCCAGGGACGTCCCAAACATATTTTCAGCATCTACCGCAAGATGCAGCGCAAAGATGTGGAGTTGGAACAGATCTACGACACCGAGGCGGTGCGCATTCTTGTCGACGAGGTGACAGCTTGCTACGGTGCCCTGGGAATCGTCCATGGCCTGTGGCGACCCATTCCGGGCGAGTTCGACGACTACATTGCCAATCCCAAGGACAACATGTATCGCTCTCTGCACACGGCCGTGGTCGGGCCCAAGGGACGCAGCCTAGAAGTCCAGATTCGCACCCATGACATGCATCGGGCAGCTGAGCTGGGTATTGCCGCCCATTGGCGCTATAAGGAACAGACCCGCCGGGACGTGGACTTCGAGAACAAGTTGGCCTGGCTGCGCAGCTTGATGGACTGGCAAAACGATATCAAGGATGCCAGCGAATTCGTCAACTCGATGCAGTCGGACGTGTTCAGCGACCGGGTTTACGTCTTCACACCCCAGGGAGATCTCAAGGATCTGCCGGCAGGTTCAACGCCCATTGACTTCGCCTATTCGGTGCACACCGAGGTTGGCCATCGCTGCCGGGGGGCACGCGTCAACGGCAAGTTAGTGCCGCTCGATTACAGACTTGGCAACGGCCAACAGGTAGAGATCATTACCTCCAAGCGGGGTGGCCCCAGCCGGGATTGGATGAATCCTTCCCTGGGTTTCACCAAGACCAGCCGGGCGCGCAACAAGATCCGCCAGTGGTTTCGCAAGCAAAGTCGCGAGGAGAATATCCAGCAGGGCCAGGAAATTCTGCTGCGGGAACTGCGGCGCCTCAACATCGAACTCAGCCACGAGTCCATTGCCAGGTTGTTTGGCTACGAAAAGGCAGAAGACCTGCACGCCGCCCTCGGTTTCGGCGACATCAATACGCAGCAGATTGCCAGCAAAGTGCTGGACATGGAGCGCAAGGAGCAGGTCGAGGCCGAGGTCAGGGAAACGGACCTGACGCCGCTGGACAACATCCCAATCTCGTCGGAGGGTGTCACCGTCCTGGGGGTAGAGGATCTGCTCAGCCGCACTGCCATGTGTTGCAACCCGGTGCCGGGCCAGGCGATCATTGGCTACGTAACCCGTGGACGGGGAGTCACCATTCACCGCAGGAGTTGTCCCAACGTCCAGAACATAGTGAAGAAGGATCCGGAGCGAATCGTGGAGGTCAATTGGGGGGAGGCGGACGACCGCACCCATCCGGTGCCCATTGCCGTGGAGGCTTACG
- a CDS encoding SUMF1/EgtB/PvdO family nonheme iron enzyme: MTTRSQHIILFVTLLVGTIVFSACVAPVPQGAPQTVNPAAQSADGPVASAETVNLDALPDVAPSTGPIETWTNPVDGTVYVLVPAGEFLMGSTDADPWAGPGEKPQQTVDLGEFWIMQTKVTNGQYNRCMEEGACTEPRGDRWNDPAFADHPVVRVDLNQAMVYADWVGGRLPTEEEWEKACRGTDGRLFPWGNEYPDAELLNFVASVDDTTPVQAYSPQGDSPYGVIDMSGNVWEWTDSMWDDGLDWRVLRGGDYNSDVTSVRCAWAFNRGNPEVRFGDIGFRVLVPATP, encoded by the coding sequence ATGACAACTCGATCGCAACACATCATCCTCTTCGTCACACTACTTGTTGGGACGATCGTTTTTTCAGCTTGTGTCGCGCCGGTGCCTCAGGGAGCACCCCAGACTGTAAATCCGGCCGCGCAATCAGCGGATGGCCCGGTAGCATCCGCGGAAACCGTCAACCTGGACGCGCTGCCGGATGTGGCGCCATCCACTGGCCCTATCGAAACCTGGACAAACCCGGTCGACGGGACGGTCTATGTGCTTGTGCCGGCCGGCGAGTTTCTCATGGGCAGTACAGATGCCGATCCCTGGGCCGGACCTGGGGAAAAACCGCAGCAAACTGTCGATCTGGGCGAATTCTGGATCATGCAGACCAAGGTGACCAATGGCCAGTATAACCGCTGCATGGAAGAAGGGGCCTGCACGGAGCCCCGGGGTGATCGTTGGAATGATCCTGCCTTCGCTGATCATCCCGTGGTGCGGGTCGACTTGAATCAGGCCATGGTGTACGCGGACTGGGTGGGCGGACGTCTTCCTACGGAAGAGGAATGGGAGAAGGCCTGCCGGGGCACAGATGGTCGTCTTTTTCCCTGGGGGAATGAGTATCCTGACGCCGAATTGCTGAACTTCGTCGCCAGTGTGGATGACACGACGCCGGTGCAGGCATATTCTCCCCAGGGGGACAGCCCCTACGGTGTCATCGACATGTCGGGCAACGTGTGGGAGTGGACCGACTCGATGTGGGACGATGGGCTGGATTGGCGCGTGTTGCGGGGCGGCGACTACAACAGCGACGTCACCAGCGTGCGCTGCGCCTGGGCCTTTAACCGGGGCAATCCCGAGGTAAGGTTCGGTGACATTGGTTTCCGGGTTTTGGTTCCGGCGACGCCGTAG
- a CDS encoding GrpB family protein produces MIIINDYNPAWPEEFEALRPSLLEILRPFALRVDHIGSTSVPGLGAKDIIDIQVTVRELTPEVRQRLVDAGYHWFEAYTHDHVPLGEDDDPRLWAKFTFGQPPGHRRSNVHVRVRGNPNQRYALLFRDYLRAHPNSARTVELIKRELVKRHAEDEDAYYDIKDPVYDLIWDAAQDWARQTGWTQAGVRHG; encoded by the coding sequence ATGATCATCATCAACGACTACAATCCGGCATGGCCGGAGGAATTTGAGGCCCTGCGACCCTCCCTTTTGGAGATCCTGCGGCCTTTTGCGCTGCGGGTCGATCATATCGGATCGACGTCGGTGCCTGGTCTGGGTGCGAAAGATATCATCGATATCCAGGTGACCGTTCGGGAGCTTACGCCCGAAGTCAGGCAGCGACTGGTCGATGCGGGCTATCACTGGTTTGAAGCCTACACCCACGATCACGTGCCCCTGGGCGAAGATGATGATCCCAGGTTATGGGCCAAGTTTACTTTCGGCCAGCCTCCTGGACATCGTCGCAGCAATGTGCACGTGCGTGTGCGGGGAAACCCAAATCAGCGCTATGCTTTGCTGTTTCGCGATTACCTGCGTGCTCATCCAAACTCGGCCAGGACCGTCGAGCTTATCAAGCGGGAACTGGTAAAACGGCATGCCGAGGATGAGGATGCCTACTACGACATCAAGGATCCGGTGTACGACCTGATCTGGGATGCGGCCCAGGACTGGGCCAGGCAGACCGGTTGGACGCAGGCGGGGGTGCGCCACGGGTGA
- a CDS encoding ASCH domain-containing protein, which produces MEKSTDIQVFWKTFLNSLPADQRPAGMPEAWHFGDNPALADELLDLVMDGVKTATCGSLWQYEAEGEKIPEPGELSIILDGAGTPACVVETTEVEIKPYEQVDAGFAFNEGEGDRSLAYWRAVHWRFFSRTLPKIGRQPVETMPLVCERFRVVFPRQ; this is translated from the coding sequence ATGGAAAAGAGCACGGATATCCAGGTCTTCTGGAAGACATTTCTGAACTCATTGCCCGCGGATCAGCGGCCTGCCGGCATGCCCGAGGCCTGGCATTTCGGCGACAACCCGGCGCTGGCAGATGAATTACTCGATCTGGTGATGGACGGTGTGAAAACGGCGACCTGCGGCAGTCTCTGGCAATATGAAGCGGAAGGGGAAAAGATCCCCGAACCGGGCGAACTGAGCATCATTCTCGACGGTGCAGGAACGCCCGCCTGTGTAGTCGAAACCACCGAAGTGGAGATCAAGCCCTACGAGCAGGTCGATGCTGGCTTTGCCTTTAACGAAGGCGAGGGGGACCGTTCGTTGGCCTATTGGCGAGCGGTTCACTGGCGCTTTTTCAGCCGCACCCTGCCAAAGATCGGACGCCAGCCCGTTGAAACAATGCCGTTGGTCTGCGAACGGTTTCGGGTCGTATTTCCCCGGCAATAG
- a CDS encoding DUF418 domain-containing protein produces MIDAPAISPAIPEVSVALGPVAPSRRIESVDILRGIAILGIFLVNMLSYSGFRQPFEQMTLVDKSVNVLIKFLAQAKFYPLFSLLFGWGMAVQMERAAARGMPFVPFYLRRMISLLLIGLVHAILIWHGDILVTYALLGIPLLLFRKAPDRVILLAVIICMLVPVLISTPGPGGEFRTAYTEAAAPLREEMIAGKRLNVFSTGSYPEAVLQRSKQVRFSYAMSLYWATHVFGMMLVGLWVGRKGILQDIPRYRPALKKVMWGSLAVGIVLNIFWVWATVNPDLVSGDLHDLATRGVRTIGGPALTLFYLTAVVLIADRAAWNEQLSGLAAAGRMTLTNYLLQSVICTLIFYGYGLGAFGDMGPFLTLLLTLLIFRFQIAFSVWWLHRYRFGPAEWLWRSMSYGKLQPMQA; encoded by the coding sequence ATGATTGACGCCCCCGCCATTTCGCCCGCAATCCCGGAGGTCTCTGTTGCCCTCGGCCCGGTGGCGCCCTCGCGGCGCATCGAGTCGGTAGACATCCTGCGCGGCATTGCCATCCTGGGCATCTTCCTGGTCAATATGCTCTCCTACTCTGGTTTCCGGCAGCCCTTCGAGCAGATGACTCTCGTGGACAAGTCGGTCAATGTGCTGATCAAATTCCTTGCGCAGGCCAAGTTCTATCCACTCTTTTCCCTCCTGTTCGGTTGGGGCATGGCAGTTCAGATGGAACGGGCTGCGGCCAGGGGAATGCCGTTCGTACCATTCTATCTGCGGCGTATGATCTCACTGCTGCTGATCGGCCTGGTGCACGCCATCCTGATCTGGCACGGCGATATCCTGGTGACCTATGCCTTGCTCGGAATCCCCCTGCTGCTCTTCCGCAAGGCACCCGATCGGGTCATCCTGCTTGCAGTGATCATCTGCATGCTGGTGCCGGTTCTCATCAGTACACCGGGGCCTGGCGGGGAATTTCGTACCGCCTACACCGAGGCGGCAGCGCCCCTGCGGGAGGAGATGATCGCAGGTAAACGATTGAATGTCTTCAGCACCGGGAGCTATCCCGAGGCGGTCCTCCAGCGGAGCAAGCAAGTGCGCTTCAGCTATGCCATGTCGCTTTACTGGGCCACCCATGTGTTTGGCATGATGCTGGTGGGACTCTGGGTGGGTCGTAAGGGAATCCTGCAGGATATACCGCGCTACCGGCCCGCGCTGAAAAAGGTGATGTGGGGAAGTCTCGCCGTCGGGATCGTGCTAAATATATTCTGGGTGTGGGCGACAGTCAATCCCGACCTGGTGTCCGGCGACCTGCATGATCTGGCAACCCGCGGCGTGCGAACCATTGGCGGTCCGGCGCTTACCCTCTTCTACCTGACTGCCGTGGTGTTGATCGCCGACCGGGCGGCATGGAACGAGCAGTTGTCCGGTCTGGCCGCGGCCGGGCGAATGACCCTGACCAACTACCTGCTTCAGTCGGTCATCTGCACCTTGATCTTCTACGGCTACGGCCTGGGCGCCTTCGGTGACATGGGGCCGTTTCTGACCCTGCTGCTGACCTTGCTGATCTTCCGGTTTCAGATCGCCTTCAGTGTCTGGTGGCTGCACCGCTACCGTTTCGGGCCTGCCGAGTGGCTTTGGCGCAGCATGAGTTACGGGAAACTTCAGCCGATGCAGGCCTGA
- a CDS encoding response regulator transcription factor, producing MAETGQNINVLITDDHLIVREGLRLILETAEGIEIVGEASDGSEALRLAAAKSPDVILMDLRMPGMDGLTAIEQLQAEHPHIAVLILTTFDEDDLILSGLRAGARGYLLKDTTRETLIGAIRAASRGETLLTQDIVERLLTHTQPVAAPVSTTRGATTLTDRELQVLQEIARGERNKEIARSLGITERTVKAHVTSIFNRLGVDSRAAAIAVAARRGLLTEEL from the coding sequence ATGGCGGAAACCGGCCAAAACATCAACGTTCTGATTACCGACGACCACCTGATAGTGAGGGAGGGGTTACGTCTCATTCTGGAGACGGCAGAGGGCATCGAAATTGTTGGCGAAGCCAGCGATGGCTCCGAAGCCCTTCGCCTGGCTGCCGCCAAAAGCCCTGACGTGATTCTGATGGATTTGAGAATGCCCGGCATGGATGGACTGACAGCCATCGAGCAACTTCAGGCTGAACATCCCCACATCGCGGTGCTCATCTTGACAACTTTCGACGAGGATGATCTGATCCTGAGCGGGTTGAGGGCAGGCGCACGAGGTTATCTGCTCAAGGACACCACCCGTGAAACCCTGATCGGTGCCATCCGGGCCGCCTCCCGCGGCGAAACGCTGCTCACACAGGATATCGTCGAAAGATTGCTGACCCACACCCAGCCGGTGGCTGCACCTGTCTCAACGACGCGCGGCGCGACAACCCTCACTGACCGCGAATTGCAGGTGCTCCAGGAGATCGCCAGGGGAGAACGCAACAAGGAAATCGCACGGAGTCTGGGAATCACCGAGCGCACCGTGAAGGCCCATGTCACCAGTATCTTCAACCGGCTGGGAGTAGATTCGCGCGCCGCGGCCATCGCTGTGGCTGCACGCCGGGGATTATTAACGGAGGAACTCTAG
- a CDS encoding sensor histidine kinase, with protein sequence MTEYSDSQSRWLGLKALSRRRQQEAVEARPFLIIVSLVILGLFLFTVMTRPADWSPWRLLLLFILMLVHGALYWLLPLVPEDNPWALLYLVVQGALAFSIVLVSQNPAMPMGLFLALVGVTLGLLTDKRLAAVTIVIILAVASYSTWLIRGLDSLPSWALFAAPMTLFVIVYVELYTRQAEARAEAQALLKELELAYAQLARYAVEVENLTLTAERQRMARELHDTLAQGLAGVILQLEAAKSHLASGGNQRAEEILDQAMGRARSTLADARRVISDLREESATSEDLAEAIEQEAIRFSQATGIPCHLDIRLAGQISEESCEHACRIVGEALANVAQHAQANEVWLTATDDDGNLQIVVRDDGIGFDTDPSAGRAGHYGLIGARERARLAAGTLQVESQPGEGTTLRLQVPLAT encoded by the coding sequence ATGACCGAGTACTCAGATAGCCAATCCCGTTGGTTAGGCCTGAAAGCCCTTTCCAGACGACGGCAGCAGGAGGCCGTCGAAGCACGGCCTTTCCTGATCATTGTTTCCCTGGTAATACTCGGCCTTTTTCTTTTCACCGTGATGACACGTCCCGCCGACTGGTCCCCGTGGCGACTCCTCCTTCTGTTTATCCTGATGCTGGTTCACGGTGCTCTCTACTGGCTTCTTCCCCTGGTGCCTGAAGACAATCCCTGGGCACTGCTCTACCTGGTGGTTCAGGGCGCTCTGGCTTTCAGCATCGTGCTCGTTTCGCAAAATCCTGCCATGCCCATGGGCCTCTTCCTGGCTCTGGTCGGCGTAACCCTCGGCCTGCTGACGGATAAACGGCTGGCAGCGGTCACGATCGTGATCATCCTGGCCGTTGCTTCCTACTCGACCTGGCTGATCAGGGGGCTGGACTCACTGCCATCGTGGGCACTCTTCGCTGCACCCATGACTTTGTTTGTCATTGTTTATGTCGAGTTGTATACCCGTCAGGCGGAAGCCCGCGCCGAAGCTCAGGCGCTTCTGAAGGAATTGGAACTCGCTTACGCACAACTTGCGCGGTACGCGGTTGAGGTGGAGAACCTTACCCTGACTGCTGAGCGGCAGCGCATGGCCCGGGAATTGCACGACACCCTGGCCCAGGGCCTGGCCGGCGTAATCCTTCAGCTGGAAGCTGCAAAGTCACACCTGGCCAGTGGCGGGAATCAACGAGCGGAGGAAATCCTGGACCAGGCCATGGGGCGGGCGCGCAGCACACTGGCGGACGCTCGACGGGTGATTTCCGATCTACGCGAAGAATCGGCTACCTCCGAGGATCTGGCCGAAGCCATCGAACAGGAAGCAATTCGTTTCAGCCAGGCAACTGGCATCCCCTGCCACTTAGACATCAGGCTGGCTGGCCAGATATCAGAGGAAAGCTGCGAACACGCGTGCAGGATTGTCGGTGAGGCGTTGGCCAATGTGGCCCAGCACGCTCAGGCCAACGAGGTCTGGCTGACGGCCACCGATGATGACGGCAATTTGCAGATAGTGGTTCGGGACGATGGAATCGGCTTTGATACCGACCCATCGGCCGGGCGCGCCGGGCACTACGGCCTGATCGGGGCACGGGAGCGCGCTCGCCTGGCGGCCGGCACGCTGCAGGTGGAAAGTCAACCGGGTGAAGGAACGACCCTGCGCCTGCAAGTGCCTCTGGCAACCTGA
- a CDS encoding ABC transporter ATP-binding protein encodes MTEPIIYVSDLRKSYGEVKAVDGVSFQVFPGEIFGLLGPNGAGKTTTLESLEGLRKPDSGTIRIAGVEPGSDTRTLRNVIGVQLQSAGMPESITPDEAMRLFCAYHGVEPRYDLLERLGLAGKRKAQFHQLSTGQQRRLALALAVAHQPPVLFLDEPTAGLDVPSRMELHSMIQELKQNGTTIVLATHDMAEAEEMADRVAILLEGRIVASGTPMEITATGAGLTKISVRTRASVLMAGQNGIPAVSQSHIEEPYKVYFSTDVASTVASIITTIEEKSDELIDLRVERPSLEDRFLELTANGQRR; translated from the coding sequence ATGACAGAACCGATTATCTACGTCAGTGACCTGCGCAAGAGCTACGGCGAGGTAAAAGCGGTCGACGGCGTAAGTTTTCAGGTTTTTCCCGGCGAGATCTTTGGCCTGCTGGGACCCAACGGTGCGGGCAAGACGACCACCCTGGAGTCTCTGGAAGGGTTGCGGAAACCGGACTCCGGGACGATTCGCATTGCCGGGGTAGAGCCGGGAAGCGACACCCGAACCTTGCGCAATGTGATCGGTGTTCAACTGCAGTCGGCAGGGATGCCGGAAAGCATTACGCCAGACGAGGCGATGCGGTTGTTCTGTGCCTATCACGGCGTCGAGCCCCGGTACGATCTCCTGGAACGATTGGGCCTGGCCGGGAAGCGCAAGGCACAATTCCATCAACTGTCCACCGGTCAACAGCGGCGCCTGGCGTTGGCGCTGGCGGTGGCTCACCAGCCGCCTGTGCTCTTCCTGGATGAACCAACGGCCGGCCTGGATGTACCCTCGAGGATGGAGCTTCACAGCATGATTCAGGAGCTGAAGCAGAACGGGACCACCATCGTCCTGGCGACGCACGACATGGCCGAGGCCGAGGAGATGGCTGACCGGGTGGCGATCTTGCTGGAAGGCCGGATTGTTGCATCGGGCACGCCCATGGAAATCACTGCGACTGGTGCCGGTCTGACCAAGATATCGGTTCGCACCCGGGCTTCGGTGCTGATGGCCGGCCAGAATGGCATTCCGGCCGTCAGCCAAAGCCACATCGAAGAACCCTACAAGGTGTATTTCAGCACCGATGTGGCCAGCACGGTAGCATCGATAATCACCACCATTGAAGAAAAATCTGATGAGCTAATCGATCTGCGGGTCGAGCGCCCTTCGCTGGAAGATCGTTTCCTTGAACTTACCGCAAATGGACAAAGGAGATAA